In Paenibacillus sp. G2S3, a single window of DNA contains:
- a CDS encoding class I SAM-dependent methyltransferase, with product MTEWYEKSFGEDYLIVYKHRDFGGARKEVDRMIAWLRLPPGSKVLDLCCGMGRHSLALAEEGYEVTGVDLSEVLLREARSQIGAEKVTWIRSDMRDLPLDGGFDAVVNLFTSFGYFEKDEEQVKVLREIYRLLKPGGKFVIDFLNPAYVIRHLVPHSTREDGENLIDESRRIEDGYVKKDIILTTKNDPTPRQYHERVKLYSLEEFKEMIEKAGLQLEAVHGSYEDEVYDTERSTRMIFSGTRP from the coding sequence ATGACTGAATGGTATGAAAAGAGCTTCGGAGAGGATTATCTGATCGTATATAAGCACCGGGATTTCGGTGGCGCTCGTAAAGAAGTAGATCGGATGATCGCCTGGCTGAGACTGCCTCCAGGTTCAAAAGTGCTGGATTTATGTTGTGGGATGGGACGTCATTCTCTGGCACTTGCGGAGGAAGGATACGAGGTTACCGGAGTAGATTTGTCGGAGGTATTGCTGCGTGAAGCTCGATCTCAAATCGGGGCGGAGAAGGTAACCTGGATTCGTTCCGACATGCGTGATTTACCACTAGATGGAGGATTCGATGCCGTAGTTAATCTGTTCACTTCTTTTGGTTATTTTGAAAAAGATGAGGAGCAAGTGAAGGTTCTGCGTGAAATTTATCGTCTGCTGAAGCCGGGTGGTAAGTTCGTTATTGATTTTTTGAATCCTGCGTATGTCATTCGTCATCTGGTGCCGCATTCTACGCGTGAGGACGGAGAGAATTTGATAGATGAGTCACGCCGGATTGAGGATGGTTATGTGAAGAAGGACATCATTCTAACCACTAAGAATGACCCTACGCCTCGTCAATATCATGAGCGTGTGAAGCTTTATTCACTGGAGGAGTTCAAGGAAATGATTGAGAAAGCGGGCTTGCAGCTCGAAGCTGTACATGGCAGCTATGAAGATGAGGTTTATGATACAGAAAGGTCCACGCGGATGATCTTTAGTGGAACACGTCCCTAA
- a CDS encoding alpha-glucosidase yields MNPKWWKESVVYQIYPISFMDSNGDGIGDLRGIISRLDYLQDLGVDVIWVCPIYKSPNHDNGYDISDYCDIMKEFGTMDDFDHLLRELHARGMKLMMDLVLNHTSHEHPWFVESRSSKDNPKRDYYIWRKGKNGGPPNNWESYFSGSVWELDPRTDEYYLHLYSKYQPDLNWENPVVIDKLHEMVEWWLKKGVDGFRFDAIAHIVKTKGYPDADNPNRTPTVRAYGMFSNLADVHTLLQNLYDKVLYFYDIMTVGETSGLGPEQALDYVGDGRRELNMTFQFEHMFLDAASPGSGKWDVVPWSLLELKKIMSNWQTVLHDKGWNANYLCNHDQPRAVSRFGNDLFYRIPSAKMLATFIHMLEGTPYIYQGEEIGMTNVCFDSIDEYRDVETLNYYEEKRKNGVPEEQIMSAIHHKSRDNARTPMQWDDGHAGGFTTGTPWIEVNSNHMEINAGNAVKDPDSIYHYYKQLIALRKKYKVIVYGSYELLLAEHTEIYAYIRTLEDQRLLVILNFFDGEPEFEWPAGFDSEPDQLELLISNYTVSKDEDIRSLKLRPYEARVYLQQRV; encoded by the coding sequence ATGAACCCCAAATGGTGGAAAGAAAGCGTCGTGTATCAGATTTATCCGATCAGCTTCATGGACAGCAACGGAGATGGAATCGGAGACTTACGTGGCATTATATCCAGACTGGATTATTTACAGGACCTAGGTGTAGATGTGATTTGGGTCTGTCCTATTTATAAATCACCTAACCATGATAACGGGTATGATATCAGTGATTACTGTGACATTATGAAGGAATTCGGCACGATGGATGATTTTGACCATTTGCTGAGGGAGTTGCACGCACGTGGAATGAAGCTGATGATGGATTTGGTGCTAAACCACACGTCACATGAGCATCCTTGGTTTGTAGAATCCAGGTCGTCGAAGGACAATCCTAAACGGGACTATTATATTTGGCGAAAAGGTAAAAATGGCGGCCCTCCGAACAACTGGGAGTCTTACTTCAGTGGCTCGGTATGGGAGCTTGATCCGCGGACGGATGAATATTATCTGCATCTCTACTCCAAATACCAGCCCGATCTGAACTGGGAGAATCCGGTGGTCATTGATAAGCTGCATGAAATGGTGGAGTGGTGGCTGAAGAAGGGTGTGGATGGATTTCGTTTTGATGCAATTGCCCATATCGTGAAGACGAAAGGGTATCCAGATGCAGACAACCCGAACAGAACACCTACTGTAAGGGCCTATGGGATGTTTTCCAATCTGGCAGATGTGCATACCTTGCTCCAGAATCTATATGATAAGGTCCTATATTTCTACGATATTATGACGGTAGGTGAGACCTCGGGGCTCGGACCAGAGCAGGCACTGGATTATGTTGGGGACGGACGCCGGGAGTTAAATATGACTTTTCAGTTTGAGCATATGTTTCTCGATGCCGCTTCGCCGGGTAGTGGAAAATGGGATGTGGTTCCCTGGAGTCTACTTGAGCTGAAAAAGATCATGAGTAACTGGCAGACGGTACTCCATGACAAAGGCTGGAATGCGAACTATTTATGTAATCATGACCAGCCGCGCGCAGTGTCTCGGTTCGGGAACGATCTCTTTTACCGGATTCCATCGGCCAAAATGCTAGCGACCTTCATTCATATGCTGGAAGGCACACCTTACATTTACCAAGGAGAAGAAATCGGCATGACGAATGTCTGTTTCGATTCCATTGATGAATACCGGGATGTGGAGACACTTAATTATTATGAAGAGAAGCGGAAAAATGGCGTTCCAGAAGAGCAGATTATGTCTGCGATTCATCATAAAAGCCGGGATAATGCCCGTACCCCCATGCAATGGGACGATGGACATGCAGGTGGCTTTACAACAGGGACTCCCTGGATTGAAGTGAACTCCAACCATATGGAGATCAACGCTGGCAATGCGGTTAAAGATCCGGATTCCATTTATCATTACTATAAACAGCTGATTGCGTTAAGAAAAAAATACAAGGTGATCGTGTACGGATCGTATGAGCTACTGCTTGCAGAGCATACTGAGATTTATGCGTATATCCGAACTTTAGAGGATCAGCGATTGTTGGTTATTTTGAATTTTTTTGATGGAGAGCCTGAATTCGAATGGCCAGCGGGGTTCGATTCAGAACCAGATCAGCTGGAGCTATTAATCAGTAATTATACAGTGTCCAAAGATGAGGATATCCGTTCACTCAAGCTTCGTCCTTATGAGGCAAGAGTCTATTTACAGCAGCGTGTGTAA
- a CDS encoding response regulator, with protein MMKLLIAEDEDTIREGIVNMIDWKSHQIEVMGEAGNGSEALALMENEQPDLLLTDIRMPQMGGLELIEVARRRGYGFRSIILSGYNEFSYAKQAISLGVVDYVLKPCRPEEILKTVLKAKELIERQRNQEDEQLKRDRSWHKNAPLVKSQVLSQWIYHPPVPLERRQELIGELSMAIGFEGPQIGLVSFDFDPPSATGTGQDFVLLRYAALNIISETLSPIYRGKIETFHDGNNLLWIGSGLAGTDSRKPYRAPLQLKEQIEKLQSNLEKYLKLSISIAVGSCRSDISEAHLSYKEALQAMESRFLNGKGGVYYYTEGTGIIGGAPQEIGILDDSELNVLEDEMLVAVGAGSNELALDLLEKWLDRFRSNPGCLKQEVNIRATAFVVRLKRLAQEKQVAGFEWKQHLVNWMEQAPQIETLEELSTILNKVMQNVVEAFSNHRPLHRTVVTAMEIIRNKYNTNLTLEYVAKEAYVSNTYLSSLFRQELGVNFLDYLHQYRVEEAKKLLRQNLKMYAVAKLVGYGEERHFSATFKKWTGLTPSQYQKGLGK; from the coding sequence ATGATGAAGCTGCTGATTGCTGAAGACGAAGATACGATCCGTGAGGGCATTGTGAATATGATTGATTGGAAGTCACATCAGATTGAGGTCATGGGTGAGGCGGGGAACGGAAGTGAAGCGCTGGCTTTGATGGAGAATGAACAGCCCGATCTTTTGTTAACGGATATTCGTATGCCACAAATGGGTGGTCTCGAGCTGATTGAAGTCGCACGGCGTAGAGGTTACGGCTTTCGGTCGATTATTTTATCGGGGTATAACGAGTTCTCTTATGCGAAGCAAGCAATTTCCCTGGGTGTTGTTGATTATGTGCTGAAGCCATGCCGACCTGAGGAAATTCTGAAGACGGTACTGAAGGCCAAGGAACTTATTGAAAGACAACGAAATCAGGAGGATGAACAGCTTAAAAGAGATCGTTCCTGGCATAAAAATGCACCGCTTGTCAAAAGCCAGGTTCTGTCTCAATGGATTTATCATCCACCAGTCCCGCTAGAACGGCGACAGGAGCTGATCGGAGAGTTATCTATGGCGATTGGCTTTGAAGGGCCGCAGATTGGTCTGGTCAGCTTTGATTTTGATCCACCCTCCGCTACAGGAACAGGACAGGATTTTGTACTTCTACGTTACGCAGCGTTAAATATTATCAGTGAGACCTTGTCTCCTATCTATAGAGGAAAAATAGAGACTTTTCATGATGGAAATAACCTGCTCTGGATCGGCAGCGGCTTAGCCGGAACGGATTCTCGCAAGCCTTACCGAGCACCCCTCCAATTGAAAGAGCAGATTGAGAAGCTGCAGAGTAATTTGGAGAAATACCTTAAGCTGTCCATCAGTATTGCCGTTGGCTCCTGTCGTTCGGATATTTCTGAAGCGCATCTGTCGTATAAAGAAGCCCTTCAGGCGATGGAATCGCGATTTTTGAACGGTAAAGGTGGTGTCTATTACTATACAGAAGGAACGGGAATTATAGGTGGCGCTCCACAGGAAATAGGGATTTTAGATGATTCTGAATTAAATGTGCTGGAGGATGAAATGCTTGTGGCGGTGGGTGCGGGGAGCAATGAGCTCGCACTCGATCTGCTCGAGAAATGGCTGGATCGTTTTCGTAGCAATCCGGGATGTCTTAAGCAAGAAGTGAATATTCGGGCAACTGCTTTTGTAGTTCGATTAAAGAGACTCGCGCAGGAAAAACAAGTCGCTGGCTTCGAATGGAAGCAGCATTTGGTCAATTGGATGGAGCAGGCTCCACAGATAGAGACGTTGGAAGAATTGTCTACGATTTTGAATAAGGTCATGCAGAATGTAGTGGAGGCTTTCTCCAACCATCGTCCGCTGCATCGCACAGTAGTCACTGCCATGGAGATCATTCGCAATAAATACAATACCAATCTGACACTAGAGTATGTTGCGAAGGAAGCCTATGTTTCTAATACTTATTTAAGTTCACTATTCCGTCAGGAGCTTGGTGTGAATTTTCTTGATTACTTGCATCAATACCGGGTAGAAGAAGCGAAGAAGCTGCTCCGTCAAAATCTAAAGATGTACGCCGTTGCCAAATTGGTAGGGTACGGTGAAGAGCGCCACTTCAGTGCTACTTTTAAAAAATGGACGGGACTTACACCTTCACAATATCAAAAGGGATTAGGGAAGTAG
- a CDS encoding sensor histidine kinase, producing MNRNFRLVSRYRHLPLQFKLLLWFVPLLLVTIFAMGWNSYQISSQQVVEKMKQSQDHLTKKTAEQIDEMVRGMISFSNTLFLDESVQRLLASSEAQKERNSVFKTVTNLMVAGNSIQSLILYSLDDNNGAEPFAANQAGLTTGMKYSDFIKTSYYKEAIKAAGSPTFGLSRPTDGIFVGDHYHKIVLSRIIKNIYTLKPAGLAVIGVDAGKIGSQYLDNAEDDVDMFVIDRDGLIITASNPSWIGKRDLELPYFADSDPKLTVKKRLESTADHKQWIVSHLQSETTGWYVVVAHSKRQLVKELGQILQVTMTIAVLCLVVSLMVTWLAAAAITKPLKKLSRSMRRLQTGDFTQRVFFEGNDEIGLLGHGYNLMVQRIKSLINDVYASRMKQQEAELKTLQAQIRPHFLYNTLNTICWEAEKKGDKEIADMVYSLSQVFRLSLNDGRDTFTLEQEVELVTNYLFLQKNRFKERFEFEISLDESIKDFTVPKLLLQPLAENAVIHGIEPLSGSGLISVRAYRIEKTIVLEVQDNGVGITADRLLELHQRLARGNSLPEEDNVGRTGFALMNVQERLALFFAGASLQLESVEGAGTRIIIHITVEGP from the coding sequence ATGAATCGAAACTTTCGCTTAGTCAGCCGTTATCGCCATCTTCCGCTCCAATTTAAGCTGTTATTATGGTTCGTTCCCCTACTTCTGGTGACCATATTCGCTATGGGCTGGAACTCGTATCAGATCTCTTCGCAGCAGGTTGTGGAGAAAATGAAACAGTCGCAGGATCATCTGACCAAAAAAACAGCAGAACAGATCGATGAGATGGTGCGAGGCATGATATCTTTTTCGAATACACTCTTTCTGGATGAAAGTGTGCAGCGGCTCTTAGCATCATCTGAAGCACAAAAGGAACGTAATTCTGTATTTAAGACCGTTACCAATCTTATGGTTGCAGGCAATTCTATTCAATCTCTGATTCTGTATTCTTTAGATGATAACAATGGAGCAGAGCCTTTTGCTGCGAATCAGGCAGGATTGACGACAGGTATGAAGTACTCAGATTTTATCAAAACCTCGTATTATAAAGAAGCTATTAAAGCAGCAGGTAGCCCAACCTTTGGACTCTCCAGGCCGACTGACGGCATTTTTGTAGGCGATCATTATCATAAGATTGTACTTTCCAGAATCATCAAGAATATTTACACCTTAAAGCCGGCAGGACTCGCTGTGATCGGTGTGGATGCAGGGAAGATAGGGAGCCAATATCTCGACAATGCTGAAGATGATGTGGATATGTTCGTGATTGATCGGGATGGGCTGATTATTACGGCTTCGAATCCGAGCTGGATTGGCAAAAGAGATCTGGAACTTCCGTATTTTGCGGATAGTGATCCTAAGCTGACTGTGAAAAAAAGGCTGGAATCTACAGCGGATCATAAACAGTGGATTGTGTCGCATCTGCAGTCGGAGACGACAGGCTGGTATGTGGTGGTGGCTCATTCCAAGCGGCAGCTTGTTAAAGAGCTCGGTCAGATTTTACAGGTCACGATGACGATTGCTGTTCTGTGTTTAGTAGTTAGCCTAATGGTTACCTGGCTGGCAGCTGCCGCTATCACGAAACCACTGAAGAAGCTTTCCCGTTCGATGCGCAGACTGCAGACAGGTGATTTCACGCAGCGGGTATTTTTTGAAGGAAATGACGAGATCGGCTTACTCGGGCATGGTTATAATCTAATGGTGCAGCGGATTAAATCGCTCATCAATGATGTATACGCCTCAAGAATGAAGCAACAGGAAGCAGAGTTGAAAACGCTTCAAGCCCAAATCAGGCCTCACTTTTTATATAACACGTTAAATACAATCTGTTGGGAAGCTGAGAAGAAGGGAGATAAAGAAATTGCCGATATGGTGTATTCTCTCTCTCAAGTGTTCCGACTGAGCTTAAATGATGGACGTGATACATTTACTTTGGAGCAAGAAGTGGAGCTGGTGACCAATTACTTGTTCCTGCAGAAAAATCGCTTCAAGGAGCGTTTTGAATTCGAAATTTCTCTGGATGAGAGTATCAAGGATTTCACAGTTCCGAAGCTGCTGCTGCAGCCACTAGCCGAGAACGCAGTGATTCACGGGATTGAGCCGCTGTCTGGAAGTGGACTGATATCCGTTCGAGCTTACCGTATAGAGAAGACTATAGTGCTTGAGGTACAGGATAATGGTGTAGGGATCACGGCAGATAGACTGCTAGAGCTACATCAACGTTTAGCAAGGGGAAATTCTTTACCTGAGGAAGACAATGTTGGACGTACAGGCTTTGCGCTCATGAATGTGCAGGAACGGCTGGCCTTATTTTTTGCGGGAGCCTCTTTACAACTAGAGAGTGTGGAAGGGGCAGGCACACGTATTATAATTCATATCACTGTGGAGGGGCCATAA
- a CDS encoding extracellular solute-binding protein, whose amino-acid sequence MKSKGIKLMLMSLMLPALLAGCGGGNNNAKATNAPANDKAEATAEATANAPAEKITLKFFTALADRANGSGKVEQDIIDAYMKEHPNVKIEVEALQDEPYKSKIKVYASSNQMPDIIQAWGQPSFLSPLLDNDLLLELNSADFEGDQFVSGSMDGFSKDGKLYGLPRSADYMVMFYNKKIFADNGIEIPKTTADLLAAVKTLRANKINPIAMNGMDAWTLPIWYEFVAQRQNGDFNKMDEAVARKISFNDPSLVAAATEMQDFANAKGFADGWLTADYGAARNLFGQGQAAMFFMGAWESGLATDVNFSEEFRNNVGAFAFPGSDKGKSTDDAAWYGGGYAVSKNSKHPEAAVDFLKYFFAPENWSKMLWQAGAGTPAQKFDEFLTGNETQLQKELVDVFSSMTSSSGTPLQDIGNDEFKQKVMEAHQSLLSGAMNTAEFAKALDAASDKLAGK is encoded by the coding sequence ATGAAAAGTAAAGGAATCAAGCTAATGCTTATGAGTCTAATGCTTCCAGCTCTGCTTGCAGGCTGCGGTGGCGGAAATAACAATGCGAAAGCTACAAACGCTCCTGCGAATGACAAAGCCGAAGCTACTGCCGAGGCAACAGCAAACGCACCAGCCGAAAAAATTACGCTGAAGTTCTTCACCGCACTTGCGGATCGGGCAAACGGTTCCGGCAAGGTGGAGCAAGACATTATCGACGCTTATATGAAAGAGCACCCTAACGTCAAGATAGAAGTGGAAGCGCTTCAAGATGAACCTTATAAATCAAAAATCAAAGTATATGCTTCCAGCAATCAAATGCCTGATATCATTCAAGCTTGGGGCCAGCCTTCTTTCCTGAGTCCTCTGCTCGATAATGACTTACTGCTTGAACTGAACAGCGCTGACTTCGAAGGTGATCAGTTTGTTTCTGGTTCTATGGACGGCTTCAGCAAAGATGGCAAGCTGTATGGATTGCCACGTAGCGCTGACTATATGGTTATGTTCTATAACAAGAAAATCTTTGCTGACAACGGCATCGAGATTCCAAAGACTACCGCTGACCTGCTCGCAGCTGTCAAAACATTGCGTGCCAACAAGATTAACCCAATCGCTATGAACGGTATGGATGCATGGACGCTGCCAATCTGGTATGAGTTTGTGGCTCAACGTCAAAATGGTGATTTTAATAAGATGGATGAAGCTGTTGCTCGTAAAATATCCTTTAATGATCCTAGCCTTGTTGCAGCTGCTACTGAAATGCAAGATTTCGCTAATGCCAAAGGCTTTGCTGACGGCTGGCTGACCGCCGATTACGGCGCAGCGCGTAACTTGTTCGGACAAGGACAAGCCGCTATGTTCTTTATGGGTGCTTGGGAGTCTGGCCTAGCTACAGATGTGAACTTCTCTGAAGAATTCCGCAATAATGTAGGCGCATTCGCTTTCCCTGGTTCAGATAAAGGTAAATCAACGGATGATGCTGCTTGGTACGGTGGTGGATATGCTGTAAGTAAGAACTCCAAGCATCCTGAAGCTGCTGTTGATTTCTTGAAGTATTTCTTCGCTCCTGAGAACTGGTCCAAGATGTTATGGCAAGCTGGCGCGGGTACACCTGCGCAAAAATTCGATGAATTCTTAACTGGTAATGAAACTCAACTCCAAAAAGAACTAGTAGATGTCTTCAGCTCGATGACCTCTTCCAGTGGAACTCCACTGCAGGATATTGGTAACGACGAGTTTAAGCAAAAGGTAATGGAGGCTCACCAAAGCCTGCTCTCCGGCGCTATGAATACAGCGGAATTCGCCAAAGCGCTTGACGCTGCGTCCGATAAATTGGCTGGTAAATAA
- a CDS encoding sugar ABC transporter permease, whose translation MHRVLSDKKAIFLLIAPGLFLFAFMICIPIFMSAYYGSTDWGGIGKYNFIGLDNYREILFHDKVFWTSLGNALLLTAATVFLQHPFAILIGIFLTNSGKYEKIFRTIFFIPAVISVVVTAKLWSGIFHPNYGLLNKLLSGVGLDSLTHDWLGDPKTAIWCIIIVVMWQGFGYALLLYYSGLQGIPSDLSEAAKIDGANNYTLYTRIIIPLLSPMMRVAIIIAVTTCLKQMETVFLMTNGGPANSTQFLGNYLYKTAFSSSLYGYGNAISILFIVFCLVLTVILNKVLKKDIGEF comes from the coding sequence ATGCACAGAGTGTTAAGCGACAAAAAAGCGATATTTCTACTCATCGCACCCGGGCTATTCCTGTTTGCTTTTATGATTTGCATCCCTATCTTCATGAGCGCTTATTATGGCTCTACAGACTGGGGCGGAATCGGCAAGTACAATTTTATCGGCTTGGATAACTATCGCGAAATTCTATTTCATGACAAAGTATTCTGGACCTCGCTGGGCAATGCCCTGTTACTAACCGCTGCCACTGTATTCTTACAGCATCCCTTTGCTATTCTCATAGGGATATTCCTGACCAATTCCGGTAAATACGAAAAAATATTCCGGACGATCTTTTTTATCCCCGCGGTAATTTCTGTTGTGGTTACAGCCAAGCTGTGGAGCGGGATTTTTCATCCCAATTACGGATTGCTCAACAAGTTGCTAAGTGGCGTTGGGCTGGATTCACTCACACATGATTGGCTTGGAGATCCGAAGACAGCGATCTGGTGCATCATCATTGTTGTAATGTGGCAAGGTTTTGGATACGCACTGCTGCTATATTATTCAGGTCTGCAAGGCATTCCAAGTGATTTAAGCGAAGCCGCAAAGATCGATGGCGCGAACAACTATACCCTCTACACGCGCATCATCATACCGCTTCTTTCGCCTATGATGCGAGTTGCCATTATCATCGCGGTTACAACCTGTCTTAAGCAAATGGAAACCGTGTTCTTAATGACCAACGGTGGCCCGGCTAATAGCACGCAATTCTTAGGAAACTACCTTTACAAAACCGCCTTCTCATCGTCGCTATACGGCTACGGTAATGCCATATCCATCCTATTCATTGTGTTCTGCCTTGTACTGACCGTAATACTCAACAAGGTTCTGAAGAAAGATATCGGAGAGTTTTAG
- a CDS encoding carbohydrate ABC transporter permease — protein sequence MNNSLAPATSPPNLKLHKQKRSKPTTGKILMMVFLCLIALIQLFPLIWLIDYSLLKSGDFFGSSFLKWPSPPQWENYRNAFTYGRVPRYFANSLIITVITVALSALVSLMMGYAFTRMKWKLSGIVLSLIMMGMIIPIHATLLPNFILFNKLGMLNNMYTLILPYSAIVIPMSVLIMTGFLETIPRAIEESAVIDGCGIYGVIFRIIFPITKPALATICVLNFISTWNEFIMANTFLTSEDLKTIPFSIMKFAGEYSSNYGAQFAVMTIIAIPTILIYLLFTEQMTKGITAGAVKG from the coding sequence ATGAATAATTCATTAGCACCTGCCACTTCGCCCCCCAATCTGAAGCTTCACAAACAGAAGCGCAGTAAACCTACAACTGGCAAAATCCTAATGATGGTTTTTCTTTGTCTCATCGCTTTAATACAGTTATTTCCGCTCATCTGGCTGATCGATTACTCCCTGCTAAAGAGTGGTGATTTCTTCGGAAGCTCTTTTCTGAAATGGCCATCCCCCCCGCAATGGGAGAATTATAGAAACGCTTTTACCTATGGGCGTGTACCACGCTATTTTGCCAACAGTCTTATCATTACTGTAATTACCGTTGCGCTGTCCGCACTAGTGTCACTGATGATGGGGTATGCGTTCACCCGTATGAAATGGAAGCTAAGTGGTATTGTGTTGTCACTTATCATGATGGGCATGATCATTCCCATTCACGCGACACTGCTGCCGAACTTTATCTTGTTTAACAAGCTCGGAATGCTGAACAATATGTACACACTGATTCTGCCTTATTCGGCTATTGTCATCCCAATGAGTGTGCTCATCATGACTGGATTTCTAGAGACCATCCCTCGTGCGATTGAAGAGTCGGCGGTTATCGATGGCTGCGGCATTTACGGTGTGATCTTCCGCATCATCTTCCCTATTACGAAACCCGCACTAGCTACCATCTGTGTACTCAATTTCATCAGCACCTGGAATGAATTTATTATGGCGAACACCTTCCTCACCTCGGAGGATCTCAAAACCATTCCGTTCTCCATTATGAAATTCGCCGGAGAATATTCGTCCAACTACGGCGCTCAGTTCGCTGTTATGACGATCATTGCCATCCCAACCATCCTAATCTATCTGCTCTTCACAGAACAGATGACTAAGGGAATTACCGCTGGGGCGGTAAAGGGCTAA
- a CDS encoding TerC family protein, whose amino-acid sequence MDWGLVLEYGWVLLVLVALEGLLAADNALVLAIMVKHLPDEERKKALFYGLAGAFVFRFGSLFVISYLVDIWQVQAIGAIYLLFIAGNHIFRKLLFKKPVTDEAAESGTGAAVTKKKSSFWFTVFKVEVADIAFAVDSILAAVALAVALPASGLPKIGGLDGGQFLVIFAGGFIGLVIMRFAATFFVKLLHTRPGLEIAAFFIVGWVGVKLAVITLAHPSLGVLSEDFAHSTWWKLTFYVVLVLIAAIGWFMSSKVEENAGENPIKEVDKQLH is encoded by the coding sequence ATGGATTGGGGATTAGTATTAGAATATGGCTGGGTATTACTCGTTCTTGTAGCACTTGAAGGACTACTAGCCGCAGATAACGCACTGGTATTGGCAATTATGGTTAAGCACCTTCCTGATGAGGAAAGAAAAAAAGCACTATTTTACGGATTAGCCGGAGCCTTCGTGTTCCGTTTCGGTTCACTATTTGTCATCTCTTACCTGGTTGATATCTGGCAAGTACAAGCCATCGGCGCGATTTATTTATTGTTTATCGCAGGGAACCATATCTTCCGAAAGCTATTGTTCAAGAAGCCAGTTACGGATGAAGCAGCTGAAAGCGGTACTGGAGCTGCAGTCACCAAAAAGAAATCCAGCTTTTGGTTTACTGTCTTTAAAGTAGAAGTTGCTGACATCGCCTTCGCGGTCGATTCCATTCTTGCAGCAGTTGCCCTCGCGGTTGCTCTTCCTGCAAGTGGACTTCCGAAAATCGGTGGACTTGACGGCGGTCAATTCCTCGTCATCTTTGCCGGTGGATTTATCGGACTGGTTATTATGCGTTTCGCAGCTACCTTCTTCGTTAAGCTGCTCCACACCCGTCCAGGTCTTGAAATTGCAGCCTTCTTCATCGTAGGTTGGGTCGGCGTTAAGCTAGCAGTTATTACCTTGGCACACCCTTCACTTGGTGTTCTTTCCGAAGATTTCGCACATAGCACTTGGTGGAAGCTCACCTTCTATGTTGTGCTCGTACTCATCGCTGCAATTGGTTGGTTTATGAGCAGCAAGGTTGAAGAGAACGCTGGAGAGAATCCAATTAAAGAAGTAGATAAACAACTTCATTAA